The genomic window AGACAGAATGGTTGTAGGTGTCTACTTTCACGAGTTCCGTAAAGAGATGATAGAAACACCGCTGCTTTGCCAGTGCGCTTGTCTTGTTATAAGCGCCCCAGAAGTCGCAGATCAGGATGCCCTTGAAGAGTCTGCCTAAGAACCTTTTTATGACAGGCGACCCCCGATTCCGTGTTATAAGGTAGTAGCAGAGGGTTTTGGTGGTAAAACACCATAACCAATGGGTTTTTCCATTCAACCGCCACCCGGTTTCATCTGCGTGCAAGACGGCGCTGGTAGAGACCTTTTGCCCAATATCGTTATACTGTGGTTCCAGGAATGTTGCAAGAGCCTTCCAGGCCTGGGTTAAACCACCGGCGCTTACGTGAAGATTGAAAAATACGGAAACCATCTTTACAAGGTTGTTTACACTGATACCGACTACGTAATGAAGCCAGGCGGTAAAGACAACGAGGCGCAATCCGAGTCGGGCGTTTGGCAAGGCATCGGTGAGCGCGGGCTGAACGATCTTTTTGCAACAAGCACACCAGTAGCCATGAACCGTATGTTCCGTCACGACAGGGTCGACCCGGGGGATATCCTCGATGTATCGCTTATACGTTCTCACCGGCTTTTGTAATGACTGCTGGCAGTCAGGGCACCTCTCCAGGGTATGTGTCTTATAGGCAGTTATGGTTTCCGGTCGTCTTCGGGAAACCCCCTTATGTCCTGGTTTTCTGCCACAAGGTCGTTTTCTCTTTTTACGGGTAGGCTTGAGATAAGGTGGCGTCATGCCCGAAGGGGTAGTTGGGCTTGGTTTATCGCAGAGTCGGTCATACTTCTCTGCCTTCCCGGCCAGTATCAGGATGACTTGAATCGCATCCTCTCTGTTCATCTCCAGGATGGCTCGGGCTTCATCCCTGGTCATGAGCAAGAAGCCTCCGGAAATTTTTCTCAAGAGGATACAGGTAGAGTTCCTTCGTCTGGCCATGATACCGATAGGTATTGCCCCGTTTTGCACTGCCTTTGGTTTTTCCTACACGGAGCCAATTAGCTGCCTGATAGCAAGTGCCTTGAAATCGCGCGGTATCAACAAAGGTCTCCGCCAAATACACGGGATGTCCGTAGACAGCTTCCCAGTCATCTGACAAACGCTTGAGGGCAAGGGATAATACCTTGGATGCAAGGTGTTTGACCGTAACCCAGGGGGGAATGAGGAATCGCACGTTACTGGCAATTAAATGCAAGTGGGTGCGTTTGGTGGTCTCATCCCATCCGATGAAACGGTCACGGTCTTTGACCTTCCATGCTGCGCTTGCCCATCCAAGACAGGCAACGACCTGATTGCCGATATGTACGATGTGCCTGACGTGTTCGCCAACAAGCCGGGGACATCCGAGGTAGTGGTAGTGATAGAGGAGATAACCCCAGAGGTAACTCTCTTGAGGGTCTTTTACCACCTGGATCGTCGGGATTTCATACCCGGTGATAGTGCCTCCCAGTGTGCTTTTGACAAAAAGGGGTATCTGATCAAATATCTTAGGTTTCAGATTGTTTTTTGGTCGTATGCGGCCTGGAAGCGCTACCAGGCCCTGTTCTTCCAATCGCAGAAGGAGGTCTCGTGCCGCGTATTCTTTCAGCTTGCCATTGGGCTGCACCCAGTTCCAACTTTTGCAAAGTTCACGGGAAATATAACTCCGCCCTTTGAGAAAATAACTATCAATGAGCGCCTTGATAAAGGCTATATCGTCTGTATGCAGTTTCCGTGAACGGTATTGGAATAGTATAGGCTTCATAAACAGGTTCCTTTTCTCTGAAGCCTTTTATACCACAAATGGAAAACTGACGTCAGCTTTTTTTGTATCTTAACGCCCTGATGGTTAAAACGCCTTCTGGGTTTGCTTATAAAATCGCTTGTTAATTTTTCAAAGAACTAAAGTGTTACAAGAAATCTATAGTATTACTGTATAAAAACTTCTCTTTTTTGTAAGTTTTCCACAAACCCCTTTTCATGAGGTACCGTTTTTTATGAGTGAAAGATTGCTTCGCTTCGCTCGCAATGACAACATGCAGTGTGCCATCAAAGTGCAAGGTCGGTGTCATCTATGAAAAAGCATGTCAAGAAAAAATATTATCCCTGTTGACAAAAAAACCAAAGAAATGTTTTCTTGCCATGCGTCCCTTCCGCTTAACTGAGGCTAATCAAGCCATAAAGTCCTGAGTGCATGAATGACAAACAGATTATTATCGTTTTCTTTCTACTACCTTCTCTGAAATACCTTCGGCAATCGGTTTTCAGTCATCTATCGGTGCTCTTTGCTGAGCATGGTAATTTTCGATTTAAACGAGGGCGGATCAACCATTGCGTTGGACCTCTTTGGGTCAATGACACGTGGATCTCATCCCTCTCTCAAGAAAACAGGTGCGAACCAGCCTTTCATGCCTTCTTGCCCTGTTTTACTTGATTAGATTGCCAGTGATCAGTCTGTCATTATATTTCTCACTCTTCCTCCACACGCTTAAAGATATTGCCGCTATCTTACGACATACTGCATTATAGGCATTGTCATGACCGATGCCTTTCAACCGCAAGGTATCGTAATAGTTCCTTAAACCGCTCTTACCCTTTAAAACCGAATGTCCTGCCATCTTGTATACGCATTTTAATATCCGATTTCCCCAAATCTTTTCACTCCCATATCCCCTCCCATCACTTATCCTCTTATGCCTCACCAACCCACAGTAGCTGTAATATTTGTACTTACTGCTAAACCTCTCCGGGTCTATTACCTGTGATACGATCTTCGCCGCCTGGATACTCCCAATGCCGGGAATGCTCTTGAGATATTTTATCTCTTTAAATCCCTTACTGCATCGAACGATCTCTTTTACATATTCCTGCCTGCCTTCTTCCATCTTCTCTAAAAGCTGATAGATCTGCGTGCCAATAAATTGAAAGTCTCTTCGCTCTAATCCTTCCAGGAAACTCTCGTCGTTATATAACGCTTCACCTTTGATTTTCTTCCCACTTTTCCGAAATAAGGATTTGTATCGGTTCTTTAGCCTCACACCCTCTTCAATGAAATCCTGATACCCGGACATTAAACTCCTTAACCTCTCCCTCTTTGAACCATCATGATATACCGGTACGAGAAAACCTCCTCGCAAAAGATTCGACAGCTTCCTGGCATCCATCTTGTCCGTCTTTTTCTTCTTGTAGTCTCCGTTTGCTACTGGATTGCATACGATCAACTCATCTACTTCTGGTCTCAATATCTCATACAGCCAGTTGCTTAATTCACACTCTTCAAAGGTCAGTTTCTTAACACCCTCCACTCCCCTCACATACTTCACCAAAAGCCGGCCATTGCTCTCAATCGTAGTGTTGTCTACTTCCCTCCCTCTTTCATCCGTCACATTGAATGTACATGTTGACGAATGTGCATCCAATCCTATATACTTTATCATACAGCCTCCTTTCCAAGGTTTAAAGACTTACCACCTTAATTGGTGGTCTAAAGCCTTTATGATATTTAATATCACAAAAGGTTATCGCCTATTCAAGGCTTTTTAACCTCCTTGGAAGGACGCTGCTTTTTCATATTACCATTGCGAGGGCCTTTTCCGAAGCAATCTCCCCCCTTTCATAAAGGAAATTTGGTTGCGGCTGTGCTGCGCTAGGGAATCACCTTTTAAACCGCAAAACATTGTATACGTCAACCAGCTTGTTAATTCCTTTCAGTTTCAGGGCCTTAATTTCTTCAACCTCTACCAGATCTTTTATTTCAGAAAACGTACGTTGTGCAATCAGAATCTGGCTTGGCTTAGCTTCCATCTGCAACCGGTGAGCAATATTGACCTGATGGCCTATTACGGTATAGTTCATCTGGATTTCTGAGCCAATATTTCCAACCGTTGCATATCCGGTATTTATACCAAAATAGATGCCAATATTGGATCCCGTTTTGACCCAATGATTTTGCAGTTCATGTACTTTATCACGCATATCAATCGCCATCCTGACCGCCCGCTCGGCATGGTTATTATACATAATGGGATCGCCAAAAAAGACCAAAATTCCGTCCCCCATGAATTTGTCGAGCGTACCGCCATACTGAAAAACGATCTTCGTCATCTCAGTAAAATATTCGTTTAATAAGGTTATGGTATCCTCCGGCTCCATACTTTCAGACGCCTCGGTAAAACCCTTCAGATCAGAAAAACAGATCGTCAATAACTTTCTGGCATTGGTCAGGTATTTATCGCTGCCGCTCGAAATAATACTCTCAGCAATTTGTGGTGAAACGTACCTTTTCAAGCGAGATGTCCTCTGAATCTCTTCTACCTGTTGCCTCACCTTGTCTTCCAGCGACTGGTTGAATTCTTCTATCAGGCTGTTTCGTTCCTTGAGCGTTTCATTCAGTTTCATGTTTTCTTTTATATTTTTGTACGATTCAACAGCGCCGGCAACCGTATCGAGGAGTTGTTCCGGGTCGCTGCCTTTCACCACATAAGCATGTGGACGAAAATGTTTGCGGATGTCAACCCGTTTCTCCCGTTCATCATCACCGCTATAAAAGATAATGGGGATGTATTGATTTTTTAATTTGAGGAACTCTGAGACCTTCAATCCCGAAATATCAGACATATTAATGTCCAGTACAACGGTAAAAACGGCCTCGTGAAACTTATCGATCGCCTCTTTTCCGCCACTGCAGGTCAGGACATCATATCCTTCGTTTTCCAGAATGGCGGCAGTGGTAAGAAGCATAGAGGGGTCATCATCAACAAGCATAACGCACCTTTTGTCGGACATGGTATTTTCCATAATTTTTTTATCCCTACGTATACGCTATAGGTAATTTGACGATAAAAGTGGTGCCTTCCCCTTCTCTGCTCTCCAGTTCAATGTGCCCTTCATGCCTTTGTATAATACTGTGGCTCAACGCAAGGCCCAGGCCGAGTCCTTTGGGCTTTGTCGTAAAGAGGGGGTCAAAGATCATATGCTTTACATGGTCGGGAATACCACACCCGGTATCAGTAAAGGTGACCGTTAAAAGATGGCTACCCTCTTTTAACGCACAAATCCGTAATAAACCGCCCGTGGGCATGGCATCACAGGCATTTTGGATCAGATTAACAAATACCTGCTCAATCTGTGTGGCATCAACAAGGACCAGTGGCAGGGAATCGTCTGCCTGTATCACTCGTTTTATTTTTCCCGGGAGGGTAACTCTGGAGAGAGAAGCGTCAATGAGCGCACGAATATTCATGGGAGAGACCGAGGGTTTTGCGGTCCTTGTAAAGCCCAGCAGATCGTTGACAATCTTTATGCTCCTCTCAATTTCTTTTTCAATAATCAACAGAAAATTGTTGAGTGTTAGGTTTTCGTTCTGTATCTGCATGCCGGAGATGCTTTTTTTCAAAAGGAACAAGGCGTTCTTACTGGCAGCCAGAGGATTTCTCAATTCATGGCCAACCCCTGAAGCCAGCTTCCCCACAGCGGCTAATTTTTCCGAGCGTACCACTCGCTCCTGAATCGCCTTGAGTTCTTTGTTGGTGTCATAGAGGTCTCTGATATGGTCACGCAACTGCGCCATAATCTTTTCTTTTTCGTCATGAGACGCCTTAAGAGATTTGGTCATTTCGTTGAAATTCATGGACAGCTGGCCAATCTCATCCCGGGATTGTATGTCTATAAATCGATCAAGGTTTCCACTGGCAATATCCAGGGTAACCTTTGCCATATGCCGGAGCGGAGAAACAAGGTATGTGGTGAGAAAGAACATAATGCATATTCCGCCAAAGACAATGCCCGTGCCCATGGGGACAATGCTTCGCCAGAGGATCTTATGCGTTCTTTCGGCCACCTTGTGATGGGATAAGCCCATTTGAACAAAACCTAAAACGGGCGGCGGCTTTTCTATATCCACGGTGTCTTCACCAAAAATCTGTGCTGCAAATTCTTCCTCCGAGAAGGTCTTTCTTTCAAATACGGACGCGAAAAAATCATAAAACACCTCCCGCGAACGAGCCTCGATTCTGTCACAGAGAATTTCACCGCGATGACCGAAGATGTGTGTTTCGATGCGGACGCCTCCTCTCGACCAGCGGCTTTGTCTGGTCATCGTATCCTGTTTTTGAAGGCTTTTTTTAATAGAAATTTCTTCCATATTTAGCTTAATCCTTGACGACTTTTCTTCAATCATGACCGTCTCATTATTTAGTATGCGCACGTAACCAATCTCATCCTCCATGTCAAGAGCACGCAGCCTATTGATAGCAGCATCAAGAAATGCCGGTTGTGCAGAACGCAAGGCATAGGTGACTTCATTGTCCTGGGCAAGCAATATGACGAGCGCCGTGCCGAATTTCCTCAACGCATCTTCCTGCTGTCTTTTCGCGTGATAGAGAAAGAATACGCAACAGAGTGCATCGATAATAATCACCAGGATACCCACCTGAAGGATAAGTTTTGTACGAATGCTCATCATGGGATTTAAAATGAAACCCTATTGCGGATATAAAACGACATCCGGATACGATTGAATAGATGACAGATTTATACCAATGGCTTTTGCCGTTTGAGTGTTTAACGTCAATTTCAGCCTGCCTGGTTGCTGAACGCCCAATGAACTTGTTTCCGGATTGGTTAATAACATTTGTGCAAGCTGAGCGGCCTGGATGCCCGTGTATCGGTAATTTGGTGAGACGGCAATCAATGCCCCGGCTTTTACAATGGCATCAGAAGTGGAAAATATGGGCAAGCGATGTTCTCTGATTATCCTGGGGATAGTTTTGAGGGTATTTTGTGTAATCACCGTGCTGTCTGGTATCACCCATAAGGCGTCGATCTTGTTGGTGATATTTTTCAGCGCGGACTCGACTTCTTTTTCCTGGATGACCTCAGTTTTCACAAGGTTAAAGTCGAATTGTTTTGCCACGACAGTTGCTTGTGCAACCATTTTTCGTGTTTTTGACGGATCATAAATAACGCCGATATTCTTATGTGGACCAAGAATTTCCTGTAAGACGGCAAACTGGTCTTCAATCGACGCTTCCGATGAAATACCCGTAATATTGGTTCCCTGTAAATTGAAGCGATCGTGATTGATCACCATGCAAAAGATAATGGGGATACCAGGGAAATGTTCCTTTACAAGGGTCGCGGCAAGTACGCCTACGGTCAAAATGGCATTCGGTTTTGGTGTGGTCTCCTTGACCATCTGAATAATCCTCCTGGCCTCTTCGGTGTCGCCATGAAGATCGTAGATGGTCTTTATCTTAATATTTTTTCCTTCGCATCCTTCTTCAAACCCCTGAATTGCTTCATTATAGGCCGCAATTTGCTGACTTCGAAAAATAATGACGGTGTTTTCCGCAGCAAACAACGGAGGAACAAAGGATATCGTCTGGAAAAGCAACGCAAGGGCAACCCACCCGATGAGAAGAACACCAGGGTGTCTTTCGAATTGAATGAATTTTTGGTTCATTGCGCCGCTATGTTCTCCTTTTGCATACGTGTCTCTCCTCTTTCGGGGATTTGGCTGTGACTACGCACACATAAAGATTTTATAACATCTTAACCTTATGGAGAGATTCATCTTCGTGAACGTATTGTTCGGTTAACGCACGCAGCTTTTCCTGAAGCTGCGTCACGATGACACCTATTCGTGGTTCAAGGTCTTTTATGGAAACAACTTCGGCCTTCTTCATTTGTACCAACCCATCGCTGGCCTGGTGCATTGCTGTTTTTGCCGCGATCAACCTGGCGTTTAAATCCCGGATCCGCTGACACATTTGTTTGATCATGCGAAGGGCAAGGGTTGGGTCCATTTTGATCCTTTTGAGAAGCCCTTCATGTTCTATCGCCAGGACCCTTGCCTCTCCAATGGCCTTGATAGTAGCAGAGCGCGGACTGGCGTCAAAGAGGCTCATTTCTCCAAAAATATCCCCCTCTCCAAGCAACGCCAAAATGGTTTCGTTTCCATTGTCGTTTTTTACAACCTTCACTTTTCCACCCTGTATTACGTACATGGTGCGGCTCTGCATTCCTTCTTCAACGATAGTTTCGTTGTCTTTATAGAGCCTTCCCAGGAGGGATTCTTCCGACATGGCACTCCTCCTTTCTATCGGTTTTTAAAGGAAAAGAACACTTTTTTAACAGGGTAAATAACCATTGCACTGAACAGGTACACGACAAACGAGGGATGCAATGCCCTCAGAAAAATATCTTTATAGAATCTGCTCCCCGTAAACATGTCCCAAAGGATATCGCTGTATGGCGTATTCTTTTGCAGGTTTTTTTGTTCGCGCTGAACGATATTGAAGTAGCTTCGGGAAATTGGCGATACGATAGACATGAGATGGTTTGCTGCAAAGAGGAATTGACCAAACAGATTATCCCTGTTTAAGGATTTACAGGTCGGCAGGTAGTGTTCCTGAAAATCTTTTTCTCCAATACCCTCGAGTAGCGCGGTATGCGCCGCCGCTTTCGCTGTTATATAGGCAGAGCCTATTCCGTCTTTATAGAGTCTTGAGCTACTGGCATCTCCAACAAACACCGTCCTGTTGGCAAAAGGTTTTCTTGCAGCGCCTACGCTGATTTTCGGAAAGCAGTGACAAAATTTTTCGGGCACTTGAAAACCGGAAGGCAGGAATTTTTTCATTGAATGATGGCCAAGAAAGGCCTTTATATGATCCAATTTGGGATCTTTTCCCAGCACGCTAACTGTAATGTAGTCGCCTTTTGGTATAACACTGACAAACTTTATTCCGGGAATGCGGAGTAAAAAGATGTGAATAGCATGCCCAAACCGGTGTACCACCCAATCACTTCCCAGTTCGATCTCCGATTGAGCAGTTTTTATGGTAGGCGGAACTTTATATCCGCTGCCAAGATCCTCATACATTTTACCGGTGCTCGCCTTAATTCCAAATGCCCCAACGAGGAGGTCGCACTCCTGGAGCATATTTTTTCCCGAATAAAGCCTCGGTTTCTCTCCTTCCATACAAATTCCGTCAATAAGTGACCGCTTTACATGAGCTCCATGTTCAACAGCCTTTTGGAGAAGAAAATCGTCAAAACTCTGGATGCCTTTTGCTAAACTTCCGGCAGGTCCTCCACCCCTGAATACCGTAGCTATGCCCCTCTGCCTCAGCCGGGAAGATTTGATCTCAACGCTGCCACCCTCGATATGAAAAAAATACGATTCAATGCCCCATCGGACAACGGTAGCTGGCAAATTGATCCCTTCCAGTGCCAGGTTTTGCACCAGAGATTCTGAAACAACCCCGGCACACATATTGCAACCTGACGCCCCGTGACTGACAAAGGACTTCCGCTCGTAAATCGTGAAATCGAGTGCCTTACCCATATCCCGGGCTAATTTAGATGCGAAGATAGAGAAGAAGGAACCCGCAGGTCCTCCTCCAATTATTGCTATGCGCGCACCGTCATGGAGGATCACGTTTGCTCCTTATTATGCACAGCTCAAATTATGGATGTGATATGCGTTTCTCTGAGAGCGTAAGACATGCATAGAAAAAATCTCACGCATCCTCTGAATACAATTTTTTGCGGAAATGTTTTGGATGCCGGATCTTAAAAATTTTCAATTACCGCTTAATGCTATCATATTTTTTGCTTCTTTTCAAGCATGCAAAATTCTCCAACAATCGAACCCTTTCATTTCGTGAAGAAATTTTGACGTGATTTTTTATGGTAGCGGAAACGCTCCCGGATGAATCGCAAAAAATTAAATTTGCTAATTGACAACAAATGCGCTTATGATATACTTCCCACACATTGGCTGAGGCATGTTTGAAAGATATCTATTAAGAGCGGGAGCATTCGTATTACGGGAGATACTGCATGCGCTTTACGGAAAAATTTTATCTTTGTCTGTCTCTTCTTGTCCTTATATATTTATCTGGTTGCTATGCGCCGCCTGCTTTTAAACCGATAACAACCGTACCCGTGAGACCACCAAAAAAGGAAGTCCCCTGTAAGGAAACCCCCTATATTGAAAGTCAGCTCAACCGCTACTCGGTGCGTGAATGGAAATATATTGTCATCCATCATAGCGCCTCAGCGTCAGGCTGTGCCGCTGAATTCGACAGGTATCATCGTGAAAAGAGAGGATGGGAAAATGGCTTGGGCTATCATTTTGTCATTGGAAATGGCAGCGGCGCCGGTGACGGGCAGATTGAGATTGGCAACCGCTGGGTAAAGCAGATCGATGGCGCCCACGCTGGTGTGCAGGAATATAACCGTTACGGCATTGGAATCTGTCTCGTGGGAAACTTCAACGGTTCATATCCGACGTCTGCGCAAATGGCCTCGCTTTCAACGTTAGTAGGCTATCTCCAGGAGCGATGCCATATCCCTTCCGAAAACATTATCATGCACCGTCACTTCAGGGAAACGGAATGTCCCGGCAGAAACTTTCCCTATTATAAATTGCTTGCGAAAACTGCCCGATGGTAATCCCTCGCCTTATTTCCTTGGTAGAAGGCTAAATGATTCCGATCCGAGATCGAAACCCGTCAGGGACGGTTCCCGTTGTTACCGCTAGTATTATTCTTACCAACGTGCTCGTTTTCCTCATTCAGCTTTCCCTGGGCGATCAGCTCGAACTTTTCCTCTTTCACTTTGGGATTGTTCCCATGAAGATAGTCTATTCTTCTGAAATCCCCGATTCTACGTTCATCAACACCTATCTTCCCTTTCTGAGTTATATGTTTCTCCACGGCGGATTTGTTCATCTGATCGGGAATATGTGGTATCTGTGGATTTTTGGGAATAATATCGAGGACCAGCTTGGGCATATCAGGTTCGTTCTCTTTTACTTCATCTGCGGAATTGGCGCTGCCATTGTCCATGTGTATTCTAATAGTCAATCAGCGATTCCCTGCATAGGAGCAAGCGGAGCAATAGCGGGAGTGCTTGGCGCTTATATGATTACCTTCCCCAGGGCGCGGATACTCGTCATCCTTCCCCTTTTTGTTATCTGGGAATTCATCGAATTGCCTGCCATCGTAGTGCTCGGTTTTTGGTTCCTGATTCAGTTTTTTAGCGGCACAGCAGCCATTTCCTCTGCACAGGGAGGAGGGGTCGCATGGTGGGCACATATCGGCGGATTTGTTCTCGGCATGATTTTTATAAAATTACTTCCAAAATCTCGCTATCGTCATCATTAAAAATCTGCGTATTTGCGAAGTCCTGCAGTAACTTCAGGCATTATATTTAGTGACATGCTTTTCTATAGATGACATTTCTTAACCACCATTGCTAAACGAGACTTCTGATGGTAAGCACAAATGGGGCTTCGCCACGCTGGTTCTCCCTTCGGTTCGCTCAGGGAGAACCAGTCGCACGAAACCGACCGCTTTGCGGCGGCTTAGCCCCGCGTTAACAAAACGAGTAATGAATGCACGTCAGTAACACGGTATCCCCCTGATTATCACAAACCCCCCGCTATTCGTGTGTGACCAGGTTTCTGGTTCAGAATCGATGACTTCGTAACTTCCTGCGGGTATTATGGTATTGGGATACGATACCCAGGAACGAATGACGGTCGTTCCTGAAAATGGCCCGTATCTCTGAAGTGAGTTGTGATTGTACAACACATGTGTTCCCGCAGGCTGGCCACGATCGCACCAATGATAGGTGAGGATTTCCGTAACATATGCATCCTGCGGT from Candidatus Brocadia sp. includes these protein-coding regions:
- a CDS encoding DUF4338 domain-containing protein → MKPILFQYRSRKLHTDDIAFIKALIDSYFLKGRSYISRELCKSWNWVQPNGKLKEYAARDLLLRLEEQGLVALPGRIRPKNNLKPKIFDQIPLFVKSTLGGTITGYEIPTIQVVKDPQESYLWGYLLYHYHYLGCPRLVGEHVRHIVHIGNQVVACLGWASAAWKVKDRDRFIGWDETTKRTHLHLIASNVRFLIPPWVTVKHLASKVLSLALKRLSDDWEAVYGHPVYLAETFVDTARFQGTCYQAANWLRVGKTKGSAKRGNTYRYHGQTKELYLYPLEKNFRRLLAHDQG
- a CDS encoding transposase, whose protein sequence is MIKYIGLDAHSSTCTFNVTDERGREVDNTTIESNGRLLVKYVRGVEGVKKLTFEECELSNWLYEILRPEVDELIVCNPVANGDYKKKKTDKMDARKLSNLLRGGFLVPVYHDGSKRERLRSLMSGYQDFIEEGVRLKNRYKSLFRKSGKKIKGEALYNDESFLEGLERRDFQFIGTQIYQLLEKMEEGRQEYVKEIVRCSKGFKEIKYLKSIPGIGSIQAAKIVSQVIDPERFSSKYKYYSYCGLVRHKRISDGRGYGSEKIWGNRILKCVYKMAGHSVLKGKSGLRNYYDTLRLKGIGHDNAYNAVCRKIAAISLSVWRKSEKYNDRLITGNLIK
- a CDS encoding response regulator; translated protein: MENTMSDKRCVMLVDDDPSMLLTTAAILENEGYDVLTCSGGKEAIDKFHEAVFTVVLDINMSDISGLKVSEFLKLKNQYIPIIFYSGDDEREKRVDIRKHFRPHAYVVKGSDPEQLLDTVAGAVESYKNIKENMKLNETLKERNSLIEEFNQSLEDKVRQQVEEIQRTSRLKRYVSPQIAESIISSGSDKYLTNARKLLTICFSDLKGFTEASESMEPEDTITLLNEYFTEMTKIVFQYGGTLDKFMGDGILVFFGDPIMYNNHAERAVRMAIDMRDKVHELQNHWVKTGSNIGIYFGINTGYATVGNIGSEIQMNYTVIGHQVNIAHRLQMEAKPSQILIAQRTFSEIKDLVEVEEIKALKLKGINKLVDVYNVLRFKR
- a CDS encoding ATP-binding protein — its product is MMSIRTKLILQVGILVIIIDALCCVFFLYHAKRQQEDALRKFGTALVILLAQDNEVTYALRSAQPAFLDAAINRLRALDMEDEIGYVRILNNETVMIEEKSSRIKLNMEEISIKKSLQKQDTMTRQSRWSRGGVRIETHIFGHRGEILCDRIEARSREVFYDFFASVFERKTFSEEEFAAQIFGEDTVDIEKPPPVLGFVQMGLSHHKVAERTHKILWRSIVPMGTGIVFGGICIMFFLTTYLVSPLRHMAKVTLDIASGNLDRFIDIQSRDEIGQLSMNFNEMTKSLKASHDEKEKIMAQLRDHIRDLYDTNKELKAIQERVVRSEKLAAVGKLASGVGHELRNPLAASKNALFLLKKSISGMQIQNENLTLNNFLLIIEKEIERSIKIVNDLLGFTRTAKPSVSPMNIRALIDASLSRVTLPGKIKRVIQADDSLPLVLVDATQIEQVFVNLIQNACDAMPTGGLLRICALKEGSHLLTVTFTDTGCGIPDHVKHMIFDPLFTTKPKGLGLGLALSHSIIQRHEGHIELESREGEGTTFIVKLPIAYT
- a CDS encoding ABC transporter substrate-binding protein, with the protein product MNQKFIQFERHPGVLLIGWVALALLFQTISFVPPLFAAENTVIIFRSQQIAAYNEAIQGFEEGCEGKNIKIKTIYDLHGDTEEARRIIQMVKETTPKPNAILTVGVLAATLVKEHFPGIPIIFCMVINHDRFNLQGTNITGISSEASIEDQFAVLQEILGPHKNIGVIYDPSKTRKMVAQATVVAKQFDFNLVKTEVIQEKEVESALKNITNKIDALWVIPDSTVITQNTLKTIPRIIREHRLPIFSTSDAIVKAGALIAVSPNYRYTGIQAAQLAQMLLTNPETSSLGVQQPGRLKLTLNTQTAKAIGINLSSIQSYPDVVLYPQ
- a CDS encoding cyclic nucleotide-binding domain-containing protein, producing the protein MSEESLLGRLYKDNETIVEEGMQSRTMYVIQGGKVKVVKNDNGNETILALLGEGDIFGEMSLFDASPRSATIKAIGEARVLAIEHEGLLKRIKMDPTLALRMIKQMCQRIRDLNARLIAAKTAMHQASDGLVQMKKAEVVSIKDLEPRIGVIVTQLQEKLRALTEQYVHEDESLHKVKML
- a CDS encoding peptidoglycan recognition protein family protein, whose translation is MRFTEKFYLCLSLLVLIYLSGCYAPPAFKPITTVPVRPPKKEVPCKETPYIESQLNRYSVREWKYIVIHHSASASGCAAEFDRYHREKRGWENGLGYHFVIGNGSGAGDGQIEIGNRWVKQIDGAHAGVQEYNRYGIGICLVGNFNGSYPTSAQMASLSTLVGYLQERCHIPSENIIMHRHFRETECPGRNFPYYKLLAKTARW
- a CDS encoding rhomboid family intramembrane serine protease — encoded protein: MIPIRDRNPSGTVPVVTASIILTNVLVFLIQLSLGDQLELFLFHFGIVPMKIVYSSEIPDSTFINTYLPFLSYMFLHGGFVHLIGNMWYLWIFGNNIEDQLGHIRFVLFYFICGIGAAIVHVYSNSQSAIPCIGASGAIAGVLGAYMITFPRARILVILPLFVIWEFIELPAIVVLGFWFLIQFFSGTAAISSAQGGGVAWWAHIGGFVLGMIFIKLLPKSRYRHH